One Pseudodesulfovibrio cashew DNA window includes the following coding sequences:
- a CDS encoding aminotransferase class I/II-fold pyridoxal phosphate-dependent enzyme, with amino-acid sequence MSKFARVDRLPPYVFAQVNELKMKMRHAGADIIDLGMGNPDVPTPKPILDKLTEAAYKPGNSKYSASKGIKGLRMAVRDWYYRRFDVSLDRDQEVCVTMGAKEGLAHLALAMLSPGDVVLAPDPAYPIHPYASIIAGADVRRVPIGPGQDFFENLETAIKHTWPKPKLLIINFPHNPTTQCVDVAFFQRIVDFAKENSLYVIHDLAYADFVFDGYEAPSFLQAEGAKEVGVEFFSMTKSYSMAGMRVGYCVGNPDMVQALTRIKSYLDYGIYQPIQIAAACALNGDLDADPKFSQEDMDKAVKDIMDVYKDRRDALCEGLNRIGWKVTPPQATMFLWAEIPDEFKNMGSVEFSKMLLQEAEVAVSPGLGFGQYGDDHVRFSFVENRHRTNQAVRNLRKFFAKG; translated from the coding sequence ATGTCCAAGTTTGCGAGAGTCGATCGACTGCCCCCCTACGTTTTCGCTCAGGTCAATGAACTCAAGATGAAAATGCGCCACGCAGGCGCAGATATCATCGACCTGGGTATGGGCAATCCCGATGTGCCCACCCCCAAGCCCATTCTCGACAAGCTGACCGAGGCCGCATACAAGCCCGGCAACTCCAAGTATTCGGCATCCAAGGGCATCAAGGGGCTGCGCATGGCCGTGCGCGACTGGTACTACCGGCGCTTCGACGTGTCCCTGGACCGTGATCAGGAGGTCTGCGTGACCATGGGTGCCAAGGAAGGGCTCGCCCACCTGGCCCTGGCCATGCTCTCGCCCGGCGACGTAGTGCTCGCCCCGGACCCGGCCTACCCCATTCATCCGTATGCTTCGATCATCGCGGGCGCCGACGTGCGCCGTGTGCCCATCGGTCCCGGACAGGACTTCTTCGAGAACCTGGAGACCGCCATCAAGCACACCTGGCCCAAGCCCAAGCTGCTGATCATCAACTTCCCGCACAACCCGACCACCCAGTGCGTGGACGTCGCCTTTTTCCAGCGTATAGTGGATTTCGCCAAGGAAAATTCCCTCTACGTCATCCATGACCTCGCCTACGCGGACTTCGTGTTCGACGGTTACGAGGCTCCGAGCTTCCTCCAGGCCGAGGGCGCCAAGGAAGTGGGCGTGGAGTTCTTCTCCATGACCAAGAGCTATTCCATGGCAGGCATGCGCGTGGGCTACTGCGTGGGCAACCCGGACATGGTCCAGGCCCTGACCCGCATCAAGTCCTACCTTGACTATGGTATCTACCAGCCCATCCAGATTGCGGCGGCCTGCGCCCTGAACGGAGACCTGGACGCCGACCCCAAATTCTCCCAGGAGGACATGGACAAAGCGGTCAAAGATATCATGGATGTGTACAAGGACCGCCGCGACGCCCTGTGCGAAGGCCTCAACCGCATCGGCTGGAAAGTGACCCCGCCTCAGGCGACCATGTTCCTGTGGGCTGAAATCCCGGATGAATTCAAGAACATGGGTTCCGTCGAGTTCTCCAAAATGCTCCTCCAGGAAGCCGAAGTCGCGGTTTCCCCGGGGCTCGGTTTCGGCCAGTACGGCGACGACCATGTCCGTTTCAGCTTCGTTGAGAACCGCCACCGCACGAACCAGGCTGTTCGCAACCTGCGTAAATTCTTCGCCAAGGGGTAA
- a CDS encoding branched-chain amino acid transaminase, producing MVQKSETIWFDGKQVPWDEANVHVLTHALHYGTGVFEGIRAYECADGSSEVFRLEEHMVRLANSAKILGIPMPYSVDELVAATVETLQVNKLPGAYVRPLVFVGEGAMGVHPGENPIRVIIATWPWGAYLGEEALEKGIRVKCSTFNRHHVNVMMTKAKATGNYVNSVLAKTEAVADGYDEAILLDTTGHVSEGSGENIFMVLNDVIYTPHSDGVLGGLTRDSIISLAGDLGYEVREEPITRDMIYTADEAFFTGTAAELTPISSVDRRVIGTGKAGPVAKLLQGEFFKIVKGENEDYEHWLHRYSL from the coding sequence ATGGTCCAGAAATCCGAAACCATCTGGTTCGACGGCAAACAGGTTCCCTGGGACGAGGCCAACGTGCACGTCCTTACTCATGCCCTGCACTACGGCACGGGCGTTTTCGAAGGCATCCGCGCTTATGAATGCGCTGACGGCTCCTCCGAGGTATTCCGCCTTGAAGAGCACATGGTTCGCCTGGCGAATTCCGCAAAAATTCTGGGCATTCCCATGCCTTACTCGGTTGATGAACTTGTCGCCGCTACCGTGGAGACCCTCCAGGTGAACAAGCTGCCCGGCGCCTATGTCCGGCCGCTGGTCTTCGTGGGCGAAGGCGCCATGGGGGTCCATCCCGGCGAGAACCCCATCCGCGTCATCATCGCCACCTGGCCCTGGGGAGCCTACCTTGGTGAAGAAGCCCTGGAGAAGGGCATCCGCGTCAAGTGCTCCACCTTCAACCGCCACCACGTCAACGTCATGATGACCAAGGCAAAGGCGACCGGCAACTACGTCAATTCAGTGTTGGCCAAGACCGAGGCCGTGGCCGACGGTTATGACGAGGCCATCCTGCTCGACACCACCGGTCATGTCTCCGAAGGCTCCGGCGAGAATATTTTCATGGTCCTCAACGACGTCATCTACACCCCGCACTCCGACGGCGTTCTGGGCGGCCTGACCCGTGATTCCATTATCTCCCTGGCGGGAGATCTGGGTTACGAAGTCCGTGAGGAACCCATCACCCGCGACATGATCTACACCGCCGACGAGGCCTTCTTCACCGGCACCGCCGCGGAGTTGACCCCCATCAGTTCCGTTGACCGCCGTGTCATCGGCACCGGCAAGGCCGGCCCTGTGGCCAAGCTGCTCCAGGGCGAGTTCTTCAAGATCGTCAAGGGCGAGAACGAGGATTACGAGCACTGGCTGCACCGCTACTCCCTGTAG
- the dnaX gene encoding DNA polymerase III subunit gamma/tau → MSTSNLTAKYRPQTFAEVAGQDAIKAILSRAAATDKVAPAYLFSGTRGVGKTTIARIFAKALNCVNAPTAEPCNQCPNCRQITAGVAVDVIEIDGASNRGIDDARRLKEDIGYAPVECRYKVFIIDEAHMLTKEAFNALLKTLEEPPPRATFIMATTEPHKFPPTIISRCQHYIYKMLTRQELVTHLEKIMNREGLQFEQAALEIIAKRGAGSVRDSMSLLGQALAMGTDVLREEEVRSFLGLAGQDVFFQLMEAMHARDLVAVGMVLRQVLDQGLDLGFFLRELTNCWRNMFLLRQAGEAALPLLGFSGEEARTWLDWAGRFDPAHIHACWQMTLDGQRRVMTSLEPAMALELLLLNLTSLPDLIELESVGAAAPSGGNVPPRPMGGQGGPQGGGRFGGQTGGQGAPQGGPGGYAPPGGQRFAPPRAQAAPLNREPEPAPPQAPPRPSAPPPSQPYSQPPSGVEMSRPQQESVPPTPPPSPKAEPAATPERRAEDGGDYTASGRMAESVGKSVASAPSGPRDWNGFLEFVAARNGHSGVNSTRLRLNEGKVEKDRLVITCSSRVQCEYLSESAVNSALDNLVREYFGPMVEVNVETGDIAVRKSDRQLWEEAEANPSVIKVMEAFSAQLISVGARE, encoded by the coding sequence ATGAGCACATCGAATCTCACTGCCAAGTACCGTCCGCAGACCTTCGCGGAAGTGGCCGGACAGGATGCGATAAAAGCGATCCTCTCCCGCGCCGCAGCCACAGACAAGGTGGCGCCGGCCTACCTGTTTTCCGGCACGCGCGGAGTGGGCAAAACCACCATCGCGCGCATCTTTGCCAAAGCACTGAATTGCGTGAACGCACCCACCGCCGAGCCCTGCAACCAGTGTCCCAACTGCAGGCAGATCACGGCTGGCGTGGCCGTGGACGTCATCGAGATCGACGGCGCTTCCAACCGAGGCATCGACGACGCCCGGCGGCTCAAGGAGGATATTGGCTACGCGCCGGTGGAGTGCCGCTACAAGGTCTTCATCATCGACGAAGCGCACATGCTGACCAAGGAAGCGTTCAACGCGCTCCTCAAGACCCTTGAAGAGCCGCCGCCGCGCGCCACCTTCATCATGGCCACCACCGAGCCGCACAAGTTCCCTCCGACCATCATCAGCCGTTGCCAGCATTACATATATAAGATGTTGACTCGGCAGGAGCTTGTAACCCATCTCGAAAAGATCATGAATCGGGAAGGGCTGCAGTTCGAGCAGGCCGCCCTGGAGATCATCGCCAAGCGCGGTGCGGGCAGCGTTCGCGATTCCATGTCCCTGTTGGGTCAAGCCCTGGCCATGGGGACGGATGTGCTCCGCGAAGAGGAGGTGCGTTCCTTTCTCGGGCTGGCCGGACAGGACGTCTTTTTCCAGCTCATGGAGGCCATGCACGCCCGTGACCTTGTGGCCGTGGGCATGGTGCTGCGTCAGGTCCTGGACCAGGGACTGGACCTCGGTTTCTTTTTGCGGGAGTTGACCAACTGCTGGCGCAACATGTTTCTGCTCAGGCAGGCGGGGGAGGCGGCCCTCCCGCTTCTCGGGTTTTCCGGTGAGGAAGCCCGGACCTGGCTGGACTGGGCCGGGAGATTCGATCCTGCGCACATTCACGCCTGCTGGCAGATGACCCTGGATGGTCAGCGCAGGGTCATGACCAGCCTGGAACCGGCCATGGCCTTGGAGCTCTTGCTGCTTAACCTGACCAGCCTCCCGGACCTGATCGAGCTGGAATCGGTCGGTGCTGCGGCCCCGTCCGGAGGCAACGTTCCACCGCGTCCCATGGGCGGGCAGGGCGGTCCGCAGGGTGGCGGCAGGTTCGGCGGACAGACCGGCGGGCAAGGTGCGCCCCAGGGCGGCCCCGGCGGCTATGCCCCTCCGGGCGGGCAGCGTTTTGCACCGCCTCGGGCGCAGGCCGCGCCCCTGAACCGTGAACCGGAACCGGCGCCTCCCCAGGCTCCGCCCCGGCCATCGGCACCGCCGCCGTCGCAACCATACTCCCAGCCCCCCTCCGGGGTCGAGATGTCACGGCCGCAACAGGAGTCTGTCCCCCCTACGCCGCCCCCGTCTCCAAAGGCTGAACCGGCCGCTACGCCGGAACGCCGGGCTGAAGACGGGGGAGACTACACCGCTTCCGGCCGTATGGCTGAATCTGTCGGGAAATCCGTTGCGAGTGCGCCTTCCGGCCCTCGCGATTGGAACGGATTTCTCGAATTTGTTGCTGCGCGCAACGGGCATTCGGGAGTCAACTCCACGCGGTTGCGGCTGAATGAGGGCAAAGTGGAAAAAGATCGGCTGGTCATCACCTGTTCCAGCCGGGTCCAGTGCGAGTACCTGAGCGAGAGCGCGGTAAACTCCGCCCTGGACAACCTGGTCAGGGAATATTTTGGCCCCATGGTTGAAGTTAACGTCGAAACTGGCGATATCGCCGTCCGTAAATCGGACAGGCAGCTATGGGAAGAGGCCGAGGCCAACCCGAGCGTGATCAAGGTCATGGAGGCCTTTTCCGCTCAGTTGATTTCGGTCGGTGCCCGGGAATAA
- a CDS encoding YbaB/EbfC family nucleoid-associated protein produces MKGMNEMIRQAQVMQRKMTQKQEELKSTVVEASSGGGMVTVKCTCGQEVTEVVIEDSVMEAGDKDMLQDLVLTAVNEALKKSKEVMEKELSSITGGLNIPGMF; encoded by the coding sequence ATGAAAGGCATGAACGAAATGATCCGCCAGGCGCAGGTCATGCAGCGCAAGATGACCCAGAAGCAGGAAGAGCTCAAATCCACCGTCGTTGAGGCCTCTTCGGGCGGCGGCATGGTCACGGTCAAGTGCACCTGCGGACAGGAGGTCACCGAGGTGGTCATCGAGGATTCCGTCATGGAGGCGGGCGACAAGGACATGCTCCAGGACCTGGTCCTCACCGCTGTCAACGAGGCGCTCAAGAAGTCCAAGGAAGTGATGGAAAAGGAACTCTCCTCCATCACCGGCGGTCTGAATATCCCGGGCATGTTCTAG
- the recR gene encoding recombination mediator RecR, with amino-acid sequence MQNLPGPLRDVVEQLSSLPGIGPKSALRIALTLLKMPREKAGGVGQSIIDLRQRLCLCEECACLAESSPCAICADPGRDDHQLCLVPEWDALLAMEEMGIYKGRYLVLGGLLSPLDGVEPGHLEIDRLKRHLGSGRITELILALGATLDGEATASYVKNLVELAFPDVSVTRLAQGIPMGGEVKFMDKETLRQSLVHRQKV; translated from the coding sequence TTGCAGAACCTTCCCGGTCCCCTCAGGGACGTGGTGGAACAGCTTTCCTCCCTGCCCGGCATCGGGCCCAAATCCGCGTTGCGCATTGCCCTGACCCTGCTCAAGATGCCCAGGGAAAAGGCCGGCGGAGTAGGGCAGTCCATTATCGACCTCAGGCAGCGGCTCTGTCTCTGCGAGGAGTGCGCCTGTCTGGCCGAGTCCTCGCCGTGCGCCATCTGTGCCGATCCGGGGCGTGACGATCACCAGCTTTGTCTGGTGCCCGAGTGGGACGCGTTGCTGGCCATGGAGGAGATGGGCATCTACAAGGGCCGTTACCTGGTCCTGGGCGGCCTGCTTTCCCCGTTGGATGGTGTGGAGCCCGGGCATCTGGAGATCGACCGGCTCAAGCGCCACTTGGGAAGCGGGCGGATTACGGAGCTGATCCTCGCACTGGGAGCCACCCTGGACGGCGAGGCCACGGCCTCCTATGTGAAGAACCTGGTTGAGTTGGCGTTTCCCGACGTGTCGGTCACCCGGCTGGCCCAGGGCATTCCCATGGGCGGCGAGGTCAAGTTCATGGACAAGGAGACGCTTCGGCAGTCCCTCGTGCATCGGCAGAAAGTGTAG
- a CDS encoding ATP-dependent RecD-like DNA helicase has protein sequence MQDELSHLAGAEVRSVLYHNKENGYTIAKVSVQDEPGLVSIVGTMGELVAGATLDLHGVWTVHPKFGRQLEVRTFEESRPATENGVIRFLQSSIKGVGEKTATIMVEEFGVGVLDLLDDDPERLLSIKGISKKKLKDIIESWSKQREIKNLLVFLQTHNVPTTFAGKIFHLYGAQAEQKLRDNPYDLAYEIRGVGFKTADQMAMKLGFEPDCAQRLEAAIVYHLFTYCERGGHMFILKDKLLADVARMLDAGDFNKLELALFSLEEKKRVRIEDLPEQHLTDAVYLMHYYHWENEITQRLFQLVSHPTPVSRKKIDKTLPRVEDKLGFTLSDEQREAVFDACSNKVFIITGGPGTGKTTITKAITLTLKELGLKIEQAAPTGRAAKRMAEATGHPARTVHRLLQFQPDGGFHYCEDQKLKADVLVVDEASMVDSQLFVAILRALPHTCRLILVGDVNQLPSVGPGNVLGDLINSHRVPCAVLTHIFRQAQESFIVVNAHRINQGQFPRQHPGLAPEADFFWIPQENTAKVQKLILDSVCDRIPKRYGLDPLRDIQVLTPMHKGEVGTQALNAALQERLNPPGPHKPEIKRKFATYREGDRVIQLKNNYDKEIFNGDLGWILEVDTDDNELFIEFDGNQVVVEAGELDELGLAYAVSVHKSQGSEYPAVVMPIVTQHYMLLQRNLLYTGLTRARELAVLIGSERAFRIGLDNATAGKRSTNLAYRLQTMFSQNRLI, from the coding sequence ATGCAAGACGAGTTGTCGCATCTCGCGGGCGCGGAGGTCCGTTCCGTTCTCTATCACAACAAGGAGAACGGTTACACCATTGCCAAGGTCAGCGTGCAGGACGAGCCCGGCCTGGTCTCCATTGTGGGCACCATGGGCGAGCTCGTGGCCGGGGCCACGTTGGATCTGCATGGCGTCTGGACCGTACACCCCAAGTTTGGGCGCCAGTTGGAGGTGCGCACCTTCGAGGAATCAAGGCCAGCCACCGAGAATGGAGTCATCCGATTTCTGCAATCTTCCATCAAGGGCGTGGGCGAGAAGACCGCCACGATCATGGTCGAGGAGTTCGGCGTGGGCGTGCTCGACCTGCTCGACGACGATCCCGAGCGGTTGCTCTCCATCAAGGGCATCTCCAAGAAAAAGCTTAAAGACATCATCGAGTCCTGGTCCAAGCAGCGGGAAATCAAGAACCTGCTCGTATTTCTGCAGACCCACAACGTGCCGACGACCTTTGCCGGGAAGATTTTCCACCTCTATGGTGCGCAGGCCGAGCAGAAGCTGAGGGACAACCCTTACGATCTTGCCTACGAAATTCGCGGGGTGGGCTTCAAGACGGCTGACCAGATGGCCATGAAGCTGGGATTCGAGCCGGACTGCGCCCAGCGGTTGGAGGCGGCCATTGTCTACCACCTCTTCACCTACTGCGAGCGCGGCGGGCACATGTTCATTCTCAAGGACAAGCTGCTGGCCGATGTCGCACGCATGTTGGACGCAGGAGATTTCAACAAACTGGAGCTGGCTCTTTTCTCGCTGGAGGAGAAGAAGCGGGTGCGCATCGAGGACCTCCCCGAGCAGCATCTCACGGATGCGGTTTACCTCATGCATTACTATCACTGGGAGAACGAGATCACCCAGCGCCTGTTCCAGTTGGTCAGCCATCCGACCCCGGTCAGCAGGAAGAAGATCGACAAGACCCTGCCGCGCGTGGAGGACAAGCTCGGTTTTACCTTGTCAGACGAACAGCGCGAGGCCGTGTTCGACGCCTGCTCCAACAAGGTCTTCATCATTACCGGCGGTCCCGGCACGGGTAAGACGACCATCACCAAGGCGATCACGCTCACCCTCAAGGAGCTGGGACTCAAGATCGAACAGGCAGCACCCACAGGCAGGGCGGCCAAACGCATGGCCGAGGCCACCGGACATCCCGCCCGGACCGTGCACCGTCTGCTCCAGTTCCAGCCGGATGGCGGGTTCCACTACTGCGAGGACCAGAAGCTCAAGGCTGATGTTCTGGTGGTGGACGAGGCTTCCATGGTCGACTCCCAACTGTTTGTGGCAATTCTGCGGGCTCTGCCGCACACCTGCCGCCTGATCCTGGTCGGCGACGTCAACCAGCTCCCCAGCGTGGGACCGGGCAACGTGCTGGGCGACCTGATCAACTCTCATCGAGTGCCGTGCGCGGTGCTGACCCACATCTTTCGCCAGGCCCAGGAATCGTTCATCGTGGTCAACGCCCACCGCATCAACCAGGGGCAGTTCCCCCGCCAACACCCCGGCCTGGCCCCGGAGGCGGACTTTTTCTGGATTCCGCAGGAAAACACGGCCAAGGTGCAGAAGCTCATCCTGGATTCCGTGTGCGACCGTATTCCCAAGCGCTACGGGCTTGATCCGCTGCGCGACATTCAGGTCCTCACGCCCATGCATAAAGGGGAGGTGGGCACCCAGGCGCTCAACGCCGCCCTGCAGGAGCGGCTCAATCCGCCGGGACCGCACAAGCCGGAGATCAAGCGCAAGTTCGCCACCTACAGGGAGGGCGATCGGGTCATCCAGCTCAAGAACAACTACGACAAGGAAATCTTCAACGGTGATCTCGGCTGGATTCTGGAAGTCGATACGGATGACAACGAACTGTTCATCGAGTTTGACGGCAACCAGGTGGTCGTGGAGGCCGGCGAACTGGACGAACTTGGCCTGGCCTATGCCGTGTCAGTGCATAAGTCCCAGGGCAGTGAGTACCCGGCGGTGGTCATGCCCATCGTGACGCAGCATTACATGCTTTTGCAACGTAACCTGCTTTATACCGGACTGACCCGGGCCCGGGAGTTGGCCGTGCTCATCGGCAGCGAGCGTGCCTTCCGCATCGGTCTGGACAACGCCACGGCGGGCAAGCGGAGTACCAATCTGGCCTACCGGTTGCAAACCATGTTTTCGCAGAATCGTCTTATTTAA
- a CDS encoding ferritin: MLSEKLEAALNEQLNWEIFSAHIYLSMSSHFAQEGLGGFAQWMYAQYQEEMFHAMKFFNYINEAGGHAKLAQIDGPPLTWETPLAAFEEALEHEKGVTARINAIADLAVEEKNHAVGIFLQWFISEQVEEEDTVSDAVGKLKMVGDGGGLFMLDRDLGTRVFTPPATA, translated from the coding sequence ATGTTAAGTGAAAAATTGGAAGCCGCTCTCAATGAGCAGTTGAATTGGGAAATCTTTTCCGCACACATCTACCTGTCCATGTCCTCCCATTTTGCTCAGGAGGGTCTCGGCGGTTTCGCCCAGTGGATGTATGCCCAGTATCAGGAAGAAATGTTCCACGCCATGAAGTTCTTCAATTACATCAATGAAGCTGGCGGTCACGCCAAACTCGCTCAGATCGACGGTCCGCCGCTGACCTGGGAGACTCCCTTGGCGGCCTTCGAGGAAGCCCTGGAACACGAAAAGGGCGTCACCGCTCGCATCAATGCCATTGCAGACCTGGCCGTGGAAGAGAAGAATCACGCCGTGGGTATCTTCCTCCAGTGGTTCATTTCCGAGCAGGTCGAGGAAGAAGACACCGTGAGTGATGCCGTAGGCAAACTCAAGATGGTCGGAGACGGCGGCGGGCTGTTTATGCTCGACCGTGATCTCGGCACTCGGGTATTTACGCCTCCGGCGACAGCGTAG
- a CDS encoding 2-oxoacid:acceptor oxidoreductase subunit alpha produces the protein MSEANINIVIGGGAGQGLATVGQLMSKAVIRAGYHLLVRQDYMSRIRGGHNTFSLRMGPDPVESPCEPINILVALNEETVALHRDELMDGGIIIADRKIDTGIANTLKVPYDELASKPLYYNVVALGVLGSTVCNDIGIIEELLAQTFAKKGSAIIEANLEVLRASYEWVKQQDFDFSCIAPPPEDAGSNLMMNGNEGIAMGALAAGCNFVTFYPMTPSTSVATTLINKGRRLGLKYEQVEDEIAAMNMALGASYAGARPIVTTSGGGFALMAEAVSLAGVSETPIVTVVVQRPGPATGMATRTEQGDLGFVLHAGHGEFPRAIFAPGTVEECFYLTHHAFGLAEQFQTPIFILSDQFLADSYRNVERFDVDSLPEIAGPLLKPEDSSYRRYELTDDGVSPRLVPGFSETLVRADSHEHAQSGVITEDPANRVCQNNKRLSKGNGLWEEVIGPDYYGEKGAEVVLMCWGSSLGACLEAADKVNGKSVGVLHFKQVYPLREEQFMDVLEQAGEVIAVEGNATAQFAKLVALETGFQVSGSVLRFDGRPLTPEYVLRGLESII, from the coding sequence ATGTCGGAAGCCAATATAAACATCGTTATTGGCGGCGGAGCCGGTCAGGGGTTGGCAACGGTCGGGCAGCTTATGTCCAAGGCCGTGATTAGGGCCGGGTACCATCTTCTGGTCAGACAGGACTACATGTCGCGCATCCGTGGCGGCCACAATACTTTTTCCCTTCGCATGGGGCCTGATCCGGTGGAGTCTCCCTGCGAGCCAATCAATATCCTGGTGGCCCTCAACGAGGAGACCGTCGCGTTGCACCGGGATGAACTCATGGACGGCGGCATCATCATCGCCGACCGGAAGATAGATACGGGTATCGCGAACACGCTCAAGGTCCCTTACGACGAGTTGGCTTCCAAGCCCTTGTATTACAACGTGGTCGCCTTGGGCGTGCTGGGCTCCACGGTCTGCAATGACATAGGTATTATAGAGGAACTGCTGGCCCAGACCTTTGCCAAAAAAGGCAGTGCCATCATCGAGGCCAATCTGGAGGTGCTGCGCGCGTCCTATGAATGGGTCAAGCAACAGGATTTCGATTTTTCGTGCATTGCGCCGCCACCTGAGGACGCCGGTTCCAACCTGATGATGAACGGCAACGAGGGCATTGCCATGGGGGCTCTGGCTGCGGGATGCAACTTCGTAACGTTCTATCCCATGACGCCGTCCACTTCCGTGGCCACCACCCTCATCAACAAGGGGCGCAGGCTCGGCCTCAAGTATGAGCAGGTGGAGGACGAGATTGCGGCCATGAACATGGCGCTCGGGGCGTCCTATGCCGGGGCGCGCCCCATCGTGACCACATCCGGCGGCGGGTTCGCGTTGATGGCCGAAGCCGTGAGCCTGGCGGGAGTGAGCGAGACTCCCATCGTGACCGTGGTTGTCCAGCGGCCCGGTCCGGCAACGGGCATGGCCACCCGCACGGAGCAAGGCGACCTCGGTTTCGTGCTCCATGCCGGACACGGCGAATTCCCCCGGGCCATTTTTGCGCCGGGCACGGTGGAGGAGTGTTTTTATCTGACCCACCATGCCTTTGGCCTGGCCGAGCAGTTTCAGACTCCGATTTTCATTCTATCCGATCAGTTCCTGGCCGATTCCTATCGCAACGTGGAGCGTTTCGACGTGGACTCCCTGCCGGAGATCGCCGGACCGCTCCTCAAGCCGGAGGACTCGTCCTACAGGCGATATGAACTGACCGATGACGGGGTGTCGCCCCGGCTGGTCCCCGGCTTCAGCGAAACCCTTGTTAGGGCCGACTCACATGAGCATGCCCAGAGTGGGGTCATCACCGAGGACCCCGCCAACCGTGTGTGTCAGAACAACAAGCGGTTGAGCAAGGGCAACGGGTTGTGGGAAGAAGTCATCGGCCCCGACTATTATGGCGAGAAGGGCGCGGAAGTGGTTCTCATGTGTTGGGGATCGAGCCTTGGCGCATGCCTGGAGGCGGCAGACAAGGTGAACGGCAAATCCGTGGGCGTACTGCATTTCAAGCAGGTCTATCCCCTGCGTGAGGAGCAGTTTATGGACGTTCTTGAACAGGCAGGCGAGGTCATCGCCGTGGAGGGCAACGCCACGGCGCAATTCGCCAAGCTGGTTGCGCTGGAGACCGGATTCCAGGTTTCCGGCAGTGTACTTCGTTTCGATGGCCGTCCCTTGACTCCCGAATATGTCCTGCGCGGACTGGAAAGCATCATTTAA
- a CDS encoding 2-oxoacid:ferredoxin oxidoreductase subunit beta, whose translation MVSIEQYGDFETSWCPGCGNFSLLKGLKQALAGLDLAPHQVMVSSGIGQAAKAPHYMNCHMFNGLHGRSLPVAQGMKMANPEMTVLCESGDGCLYGEGGNHFLAAIRRNLDITLLAHNNQIYGLTKGQGSPTTTRGQVTKTQPDGVESDPFNPVAVAVAMKAGFVARAFSGEPDHLTEMIQAGIRHKGFALIDIMQPCVSFNKVNTFAWYKEHSYLIENHDTSDWHAALALADEFPERIPLGIFYEADKPLREDGDVLAVHEYAKDDLKAVLDSFA comes from the coding sequence ATGGTCTCCATAGAACAATACGGCGATTTCGAGACGTCCTGGTGCCCCGGTTGCGGCAACTTTTCCCTGCTCAAGGGGTTGAAGCAGGCACTGGCTGGGCTGGATTTGGCTCCCCATCAGGTGATGGTTTCCTCGGGCATCGGCCAGGCGGCCAAGGCGCCGCATTACATGAACTGCCACATGTTCAACGGACTGCACGGTCGCTCCCTACCCGTGGCCCAGGGTATGAAGATGGCCAATCCGGAGATGACCGTTCTCTGCGAGTCGGGTGACGGCTGCTTGTACGGCGAGGGCGGCAACCATTTTCTGGCCGCCATTCGGCGAAATCTGGACATTACGTTGCTGGCCCACAACAATCAGATTTACGGCCTGACCAAAGGGCAGGGCAGCCCGACCACCACGCGTGGTCAGGTCACCAAGACCCAGCCCGACGGTGTCGAATCCGATCCTTTCAACCCCGTGGCCGTGGCCGTGGCCATGAAGGCCGGGTTCGTGGCCCGGGCCTTCAGCGGAGAGCCGGACCACCTGACGGAGATGATACAGGCGGGAATCCGGCACAAGGGTTTCGCCCTCATCGACATCATGCAGCCCTGCGTATCCTTCAACAAGGTCAACACGTTCGCCTGGTACAAGGAACATAGCTACCTTATCGAAAATCACGACACAAGCGACTGGCATGCCGCCCTGGCCCTGGCCGACGAGTTCCCTGAGCGGATCCCGCTCGGCATTTTTTATGAGGCGGACAAGCCGTTGCGCGAAGATGGCGACGTGCTGGCCGTTCATGAATACGCCAAGGACGACCTGAAGGCTGTACTCGATTCGTTCGCCTGA